A genomic stretch from Diachasmimorpha longicaudata isolate KC_UGA_2023 chromosome 2, iyDiaLong2, whole genome shotgun sequence includes:
- the LOC135171199 gene encoding uncharacterized protein LOC135171199, which produces MWRRMRSCLLAIFFFSWVTGSSQNTFETVHNSNAAILNRLGLAPLDIPDGHHKKRLAGPEPPELSALQTRLHQPYSRRHGNRDSHVYVVKLPASPPYYTITTPHKSPVKDDKLGNKMPMNKNSVSSSVIHQSPPVGFHSNGKPAKIYHWNLPVMKKISEKKRLHAQFRMDQLRKKFEAERTAAETIKQNHNSLNVPMKLLKKDDTKRFLANSLTNPNDQSAIKHTRNNDKILNYPDDTRRVNGIFDNAKANGTHKMFRLEDSMMYHVAHKSNDRLATWSMSNDFHGMKTSGLQKPKKHRKKAAMSYYAPITTKTGSTSIHKNFPGNGKPKAFYVMEKSRKPVYYHPLLP; this is translated from the coding sequence GTCTTGTCTGCTGGCGATATTCTTCTTTTCCTGGGTGACGGGGTCATCGCAGAACACATTTGAGACAGTCCACAACAGCAATGCCGCAATATTAAATCGTTTAGGCCTGGCACCACTGGATATACCCGATGGCCATCACAAGAAACGCCTGGCGGGTCCAGAACCCCCAGAATTATCGGCCCTCCAGACACGCCTGCATCAGCCTTACAGCCGGCGTCATGGTAATCGTGACAGTCACGTTTATGTCGTCAAGTTACCAGCAAGCCCACCTTACTACACCATAACGACACCCCACAAGTCACCGGTTAAAGATGATAAACTAGGGAATAAGATGCCGATGAATAAGAATTCCGTCAGCTCAAGTGTGATACATCAATCACCGCCCGTTGGTTTTCACAGCAATGGCAAACCAGCCAAGATATATCACTGGAATCTTCCAGTCATGAAGAAAATCAGTGAGAAGAAGCGGCTCCATGCGCAATTCCGAATGGAtcagttgagaaaaaaatttgaggctGAAAGAACAGCAGCTGAAACCATTAAACAGAATCATAACTCTCTGAATGTCCCCATGAAGCTTCTGAAGAAGGATGACACCAAGAGATTCCTGGCCAACAGTCTGACAAATCCCAACGATCAATCGGCGATCAAGCACACGAGAAATAATGACAAAATACTGAACTATCCCGATGACACGAGGCGTGTCAATGGTATCTTTGACAATGCCAAGGCCAATGGTACACACAAGATGTTCAGACTCGAGGACTCAATGATGTATCATGTTGCTCATAAGTCGAATGATCGTCTTGCCACCTGGTCCATGTCCAATGACTTTCATGGAATGAAGACCAGTGGTTTACAGAAACCGAAGAAACACCGGAAGAAGGCAGCCATGTCCTACTACGCACCCATCACAACTAAAACCGGCTCAACCAGCATCCACAAGAACTTCCCTGGGAACGGGAAACCTAAGGCCTTCTACGTTATGGAGAAAAGTCGTAAACCCGTTTACTATCATCCCCTCCTTCCATAA